AGTTGATGAACAGGGAGGCGAAGTTCGTCTGCCCGCCGTAGAGCACCTCGTTGTAGTTGAAGACGGTGACCTGCGGGTCGGTGAAGAAGGTCCACCACCCCGACCGGCGGATGTCCAGCTCGGGGCGGAACGACGTGATCAGCAGCCCGAGCGTGGGCAGCGTCCACAGCACGGCGATGACGATCGCGATGATCGACGCCGCCGGGGAGCTCAGCTTCTTCTTGGCCGATGCGGCCCGGCGCCCGGCCCGGCCGGTCGCGCGGTCCTCCGCCGGGACCGGGGCCATGACGGGGGTCGTGGTGGTCATCGGATGTCCTCGGACAGGCGCAGCTGGCGCACGTTGTAGGCGATGATCGGGATGACCAGCACGAAGAGGAGCACGGCCAGGGCGGCGCCCAGGCCGAAGTTGAACTGGCGGAAGGCCTGCGTGTAGAACTCGTTGGCCACGACGCTCGTGCCGAAGTTCCCGCCGGTCATCGTGCGCACCACGTCGAAGACCTTCAGCGTCACGATCGCGACGGTGGTGACCACGACGACCAGCGCCGGCCGGATGCTCGGCACGGTGACGTAGCGGAACATCTGGACCCCGCCCACGCCGTCCAGCCGGGCGGCCTCCACGACGTCGTCCGGGATCGCCTTGATCGCCGCCGAGAGCACGGTCATGGCGAAGCCGGCCTGGATCCAGATCATCACCACGATCAGGTACAGCGTGTTCGCCGGCGCATCGAGCAGGAACTGCTGCGGGTCGAGCCCCACGAGCACGAGCAGCTGGTTCAGCAGGCCGATCTGGTTCACCCCGGGCTGGTCGGGGCGGAACTCGTAGACGAACTTCCAGATGACCCCGGCGCCGACCATGGAGATCGCCATCGGCAGGAAGACCAGCGCCTTGGCGAGGGACTCGAAGCGGGTGCGGTCGACCAGGTAGGCGTAGACCAGCCCGAACGTGGTCGTCACCAGCGGGACCAGCACGACCCACAGCACGGTGTTGAGCAGGACGGTCTGGAAGTTGTCCTCGGTGAAGACCGTGGCGTAGTTGTCCAGGCCCACGAACGCCGAGCCGTCGCGGTTGAAGAACGAGCCCCGGATCGTGGAGATCGCGGGGTACACGAGGCCGACCAGCAGCAGGAGGAACGTCGGCCCCAGGAACCCGGCGACGACGACCCACAGGGGGACCCGGCGCGGTCGGTCGACGCCGAACAGGATGGCGCCCATCACGCCGGCGAACAGCAGGATCGCGAACACCATCAGGGCCAGCTTGTGCCCGACGGTGTCCGCATCGAGGAACCACTCCACCGCTTGCGACCTCTCCTCTCGACGAACATGACGTCGGGGACCACGGCTCACGCCGCTGTGGTCCCCCGGGAAGTGCCCGGCCCGGTCGCCGCCGGCGCAGAGCCGACGGCGACCGGGCCGGGGTGGATCAGGACGTCGGCCAGGCGTTCTCGACGTCGGTGAGGGCGGCCTCGGACGACTTGTCGTTGGCGATCCACTCGGTCAGCTGGGTCCACAGCTCCCCGGTGCCGATCTCACCCGGCATGAGGTCGGAACCGTCGAAGCGGAACACCGCCTCGGGGTCCTGGAACAGCTCCGCGGCCAGCTGGTCGATCGGGGACACCAGGTTCTCCGGGTCCAGACCGGTGTTGGCGCTGACCCAGCCCGGGCCGGAGACCTGGGCCTTGATGTTGGCCCACTCCGGCGAGGACAGGTACGTCTGGAACGCCTGGGTCGCCGGGTCGTCGTTGAACGCGGTGGTGAACTCGCCGCCGCCGAGGACCGGCGGGGCGCCGGCGTCGCCGATGGGCGGCAGCGGGAAGGCGAAGACGTCGCCGTCCGGGCCGACCTCGGTGCCCTCGGGCCAGTTGGCCTGGTAGAAGGACGCCTGGCGGTGCATCCAGCAGCTGCCGTCGAGGATCGGCAGACCGGCGTCGCCGAACTCGGTGGAGGCGATGGACTGGACCTCGCCGAGCCCGCCGTTGACGTACTCGGGGTTCTTGAGGATCTCCCCGACGGTGTTCAGCGCCTCGACGATCTGCGGGTCGTTGAAGGGGATCTCGTGGTTGACCCACTGGTCGTAGACCTCGGGCCCGGCGGTGCGCAGGACGACGTCCTCCAGCCAGTCGGTGGCCGGCCAGCCGGTGGCCTCACCGGAGCCGATCCCGGCGCACCACGGCTTGGCGCCGGTGGCGGCGATCTCGTCCGACAGCGCGATCATGTCGTCCCAGGTCTCGGGCACCTCGTAGCCGGCGTCCTCGAAGGCCGACGGTGAGTACCAGACGAAGGACTTGGCGTTGGCGCCCAGCGGGGCGGCGTAGAAGGTGCCGTCGACGCTGCCGTACCCCTTCCAGCTCTCGTCCCAGTACTCGTCGACGTTCGCCGCGACCTGCTCGGGGGCGGGGGAGACGGCGCCGGTGCCGACGAGCGTCTGCAGCAGCCCGGGCTGCGGGATGAAGGCGATGTCGGGGGCGTTGCCGCTCTGGATGCGCACGACCAGCTGCGCCTCGAACTCGCGGGAGCCCTCGTACTGGACGTCGACCCCCGTGCACTCCTCGAAGGGCACGTACGAGTCGATCTGCGGCTGGTCCTCGGGGTCGACGATCGAGGTGTAGACGCTGACGGTCTCGCCCTCCAGGTCGCCGAACTCCTCGTAGGGCGCGCAGTCGATCGCCAGGTCGGCGGCGTCCGCGGTGTCGCCGCCGCCCCCGCCGCTGTCGCCGCCACTGGTCTCGTTGGCGCCGCAACCGGTCAGCACCAGCGCTGCGGCCAGGCCGCCGCCCAGCGTCACCGAGCGCAGCCCTCTGGCACGCGTGTTCATGGGTGTTCTCCCTCCAGGCTCTCGGCGGCAGGTGCGCCGCCCGCCGTGGTCCCGCCGGCATTCGCACGGAGTGATGGGGACCACGTTCGAGGGGACGCTAGCGGCGCCGGTACAGGCCTGGAGGGAACAGTGCCGAAACCGTTATGAAGCACGTTGCGGACGACCGGATCGGTTCCGCACCCGGCGCCGTGGGCGTCAGGGGGCCGGGGCGGCCAGGAGGGTCGGCGGCGTCCATGCGTGCGGGGCGTCGGGGAGGTCCGCGGCGCGGAAGGCGAGGGCAGCGGCGCCGATCCAGCCGGCCTCGCTGCCCAGCTCGGCGACTCGCACCGGTGGCGCCGGGCGCCACGCCAGCCCGGCGGCCAGCCCGGCCCGCACCGGCTCCAGCAGCGCGTCGCCGGCCGCGGTGAACCCGCCGCCGAGGACGAACGTGGTCGGGTCCAGCAGCAGGGTCGCGGTCACCAGGCCCTGGGCGAGCACGGCCATCGCCTCGGCCCACACCCGGTCGGCATCCGGGTCACGGCCCAGGCGTGCCACGACGTCCTCCGCCGGGAGGGCGACGCCGGAGAGGGCGGCGTAGCGCCGGGCCAGCCCGGCCCCGGACGCGTAGACCTCCAGGCACCCGCGCTGCCCGCACGTGCACGCCTCCCCGCCGGGCACCATCGGGATGTGGCCGAGCTCGCCGGCCGCTCCGCCGTCCCCGGTCACCGGCCGCCCGCCGGTCACCAGCGCCGCGGCGACGCCGGTGCCGATGGTCACCAGCACGAAGTCCTCGACGCCGCGCGCCGCGCCGAGCAGCTGCTCGGCCAGCCCCGCGGTCCGCACGTCGTGCCCGGTCACCACCGGAAGCCCGGTCGCCCGGGACAGCAGTGCCCGCAGCGGCACGTCCCGCCAGTCGAGGTTCGAGGCGTAGACCACCGTCCCGCTCGCCTCGTCGAGCATCCCCGGGGTCACCACGCCCGCGCCGACGACGTCCAGGTCGTGCTCGCGGGCGACCGCCGCGAGCGAGCGCAGGTGCCCGGCGATCGCGCCGACGGTGTCCGTCGCGGGGTCGGTGGGCCAGCGCTCGACCACCACCGGCCGGCCGTCCCGGGGCACGACCGCGCCCTTCATCGAGGTGCCGCCGACGTCGATCGCCAGCACCGCTGGGGTGGCCGTCACGAGGCGAGCGCCTCGAGCACGGCCCGGATCGGCTCGGCCGACGTCGCCAGCCGCGGGACGGAGTAGTCGACGCCCGTGGCCGAGCCGGCGGCGGAGGGGGCGACCGGCGCGACCGCCCGCAGGTGCACCTCCGGCACCCCGGTCCCCGCGACGAGGGCGGCCACGTTCGCCGCCCGCACCGACCCACCGGCGAGCACGGTGATCCGGTCGCCCGCGAGCCGGACCAGCGAGCGCAGCACGTCGGCGCCCTCCGCAGCCGTGGGTGCACCACCCGAGGTCAGCACCCGGGACACGCCCGCGGAGACCAGCGTGGGCAGCGCCGCGGGGAGGTCGGGGAGGGTGTCGAACGCCCGGTGGAACGTCACCGGGCACCGCCCGGCGGCCGTCACGAGACGGGACAGCACGGCGGTGTCGATCCCGCCCTCGGCGGTCAGCGCCCCGACCACGAACCCGACCTGCGCCGAGGCGGGCAGCGCCCGGACGGCCGCGATGTCGGCGAGCATCACGTCGACCTCGGCGGGGGAGTAGACGAAGTCCCCGGCGCGTGGCCGGATCAGCACCTGGACGCCGATCCGGGACACCTCGGCCAGGATCGTCGACACCAGCCCGAGGGACGGCGTCGTCCCGCCCTCGGACAGCGCCGCGCACACCTCGACCCGGTCCGCGCCGCACTCCTCGGCGATCGTCGCGCCGGCGACGTCGTCGATGCAGATCTCGACGGCGGTCACCGGTCGGCCAGCCAGGCGAGGACGTCGGCGCCCGGCTCGATCGCGCCCACCGGCACCCCGCCACCGAGCACCGGGAGATCGGTCAGCGACCCGGCAGCGGAGACGTCGACGCCCAGCCCGCCGAGCACGGTCAGCGCCAGCAGCGTCGTCGCCCGCGGGTTGCCGTCGACGACCTTCATCGCCACCGCCTGGCCGGCCGGTCCGGCCACGCCGATCACGCCCTCCGCGCCGCCCTTGGCCACCGCACCCGGCACCAGCTCCATCACCGCGGAGTTCTGGTGCCCGGTGCCGCCGACGAAGAAGGGGTGCGTCCGCATGGCGGTGGCCACCTCGGCCGCCGGCCCGTCGACCGCGAGGGAGAGCGCACGGAAGGCGGTGGCCAGCCCGCGCACCGTCGTCCCGAACAGCGGGGCACCGCAGCCGTCGATCGCGTCGTGCCGCACCGGCGCGCCGGTCCACTCCGCGGCCACCGCGCGCACGTGCTGCTGCAGCGGGTGCACCGGGTCCAGGTAGGAGTCGGTGGGCCAGCCGTTGACCGCGCAGGCCAGCAGCATCGCGGCGTGCTTGCCCGAGCAGTTCATCCGCACCGCGCTGCGTTCCGCGCCGGCCCGGATGAGCGCGACGCGGGTCGGCTCGTCCTCGGGCCAGTCGACCGGGCACTGCAGCGCCGACTCGTCCAGCCCGGCCCGCGTCAGGAGCCCGCGCACCACGTCGACGTGCGTGTCCTCCCCGGTGTGGCTGCCGGCGGCGATCGCCAGCGCCGGCCCGGACAAGGGCGCGCCGGCGGTCAGGCAGGCCAGCGCCTGCAGCGGCTTGGTGGTGGAGCGGGGCAGGACCGTGGCGTCCGGGTCGCCGAGGGACAGCGCGACCGACCCGTCGGCGTCCAGGGCGAGCAGCGAGCCCAGGTGCCGGCTCTCCACCAGCCCCGAGCGGCGGACGACGGCGAGTTCAGCGGACAACGGGGGTCTCCAGTTCACGGTCGGCGGCCTGCTCGGCGGGGTCGGACGGCGGCGCCACCTGGCGGCGGACCCGGGTGCGCAGCCGGGCGGCCAGGTAGGACAGGGCGCCGTTGAACACCAGGTAGACCAGCGCCACCACCAGGAAGGTCTGGATGAGCAGCCGGTTGTAGGCGCTGAGCACCTGCGCCCGGTAGAGCAGCTCGGTGAAGGCGACGACGTAGCCCAGCGAGGTGTCCTTGATCAGGCTGACCAGCTGGGTGACCAGGGACGGCGTCACGTGCCGCAGCGCCTGGGGCAGGACGACGAACCGCATCGCCTGGCCGCGCCGGATGCCGAGGCTCAGCGCCGCCTCCATCTGCCCGCGCGGCAGGGCGAGCACCCCGGCCCGGACGATCTCGGCGACCACCGCGGCGTTGGCGATGGTCAGCGGCACGACCAGCTT
The Modestobacter marinus DNA segment above includes these coding regions:
- a CDS encoding carbohydrate ABC transporter permease, with translation MEWFLDADTVGHKLALMVFAILLFAGVMGAILFGVDRPRRVPLWVVVAGFLGPTFLLLLVGLVYPAISTIRGSFFNRDGSAFVGLDNYATVFTEDNFQTVLLNTVLWVVLVPLVTTTFGLVYAYLVDRTRFESLAKALVFLPMAISMVGAGVIWKFVYEFRPDQPGVNQIGLLNQLLVLVGLDPQQFLLDAPANTLYLIVVMIWIQAGFAMTVLSAAIKAIPDDVVEAARLDGVGGVQMFRYVTVPSIRPALVVVVTTVAIVTLKVFDVVRTMTGGNFGTSVVANEFYTQAFRQFNFGLGAALAVLLFVLVIPIIAYNVRQLRLSEDIR
- a CDS encoding asparaginase, encoding MSAELAVVRRSGLVESRHLGSLLALDADGSVALSLGDPDATVLPRSTTKPLQALACLTAGAPLSGPALAIAAGSHTGEDTHVDVVRGLLTRAGLDESALQCPVDWPEDEPTRVALIRAGAERSAVRMNCSGKHAAMLLACAVNGWPTDSYLDPVHPLQQHVRAVAAEWTGAPVRHDAIDGCGAPLFGTTVRGLATAFRALSLAVDGPAAEVATAMRTHPFFVGGTGHQNSAVMELVPGAVAKGGAEGVIGVAGPAGQAVAMKVVDGNPRATTLLALTVLGGLGVDVSAAGSLTDLPVLGGGVPVGAIEPGADVLAWLADR
- a CDS encoding amino acid ABC transporter permease, which translates into the protein MSHSGAFLYDAPGPRARRRILLGSVVSALVLAGVFALALVQFGRTGQLDADRWTPFLDWPIWSYLLVGLRGTALAAALVAVLAGAFGVLLAIGRLSRNRPVRWLSTGYIEVARTLPVLLLIYLMLFGLPAYGINLPVLWKLVVPLTIANAAVVAEIVRAGVLALPRGQMEAALSLGIRRGQAMRFVVLPQALRHVTPSLVTQLVSLIKDTSLGYVVAFTELLYRAQVLSAYNRLLIQTFLVVALVYLVFNGALSYLAARLRTRVRRQVAPPSDPAEQAADRELETPVVR
- a CDS encoding copper homeostasis protein CutC, with protein sequence MTAVEICIDDVAGATIAEECGADRVEVCAALSEGGTTPSLGLVSTILAEVSRIGVQVLIRPRAGDFVYSPAEVDVMLADIAAVRALPASAQVGFVVGALTAEGGIDTAVLSRLVTAAGRCPVTFHRAFDTLPDLPAALPTLVSAGVSRVLTSGGAPTAAEGADVLRSLVRLAGDRITVLAGGSVRAANVAALVAGTGVPEVHLRAVAPVAPSAAGSATGVDYSVPRLATSAEPIRAVLEALAS
- a CDS encoding ROK family protein; the protein is MTATPAVLAIDVGGTSMKGAVVPRDGRPVVVERWPTDPATDTVGAIAGHLRSLAAVAREHDLDVVGAGVVTPGMLDEASGTVVYASNLDWRDVPLRALLSRATGLPVVTGHDVRTAGLAEQLLGAARGVEDFVLVTIGTGVAAALVTGGRPVTGDGGAAGELGHIPMVPGGEACTCGQRGCLEVYASGAGLARRYAALSGVALPAEDVVARLGRDPDADRVWAEAMAVLAQGLVTATLLLDPTTFVLGGGFTAAGDALLEPVRAGLAAGLAWRPAPPVRVAELGSEAGWIGAAALAFRAADLPDAPHAWTPPTLLAAPAP
- a CDS encoding ABC transporter substrate-binding protein — encoded protein: MNTRARGLRSVTLGGGLAAALVLTGCGANETSGGDSGGGGGDTADAADLAIDCAPYEEFGDLEGETVSVYTSIVDPEDQPQIDSYVPFEECTGVDVQYEGSREFEAQLVVRIQSGNAPDIAFIPQPGLLQTLVGTGAVSPAPEQVAANVDEYWDESWKGYGSVDGTFYAAPLGANAKSFVWYSPSAFEDAGYEVPETWDDMIALSDEIAATGAKPWCAGIGSGEATGWPATDWLEDVVLRTAGPEVYDQWVNHEIPFNDPQIVEALNTVGEILKNPEYVNGGLGEVQSIASTEFGDAGLPILDGSCWMHRQASFYQANWPEGTEVGPDGDVFAFPLPPIGDAGAPPVLGGGEFTTAFNDDPATQAFQTYLSSPEWANIKAQVSGPGWVSANTGLDPENLVSPIDQLAAELFQDPEAVFRFDGSDLMPGEIGTGELWTQLTEWIANDKSSEAALTDVENAWPTS